The following proteins come from a genomic window of Novosphingobium sp. P6W:
- a CDS encoding TonB-dependent siderophore receptor, producing MNKGYLAAASTLAAAIVSMQFGASTMAAEAAADDAGYDAERAEILVIGKSYGQEVGKTVTPLKDIPNTVTVIDREQFEAQNLFTLEDALTATNGITVNGVGSEGATFYSRGFAINNYLVDGTPTRAFDSPAVIPDLFFYDRLEVLRGPAGLFSGSGNPAGSINLVRKRPLDTFKIQGSAGYGSYQNKRGELDVSAPLLDGAAVRFGAMVQDQDQFYDIAHRNRVGGFGVASIDIGDRTTFTFGANYERFKPAIQTGLPGIIGGADGSDGQLLDVPRSTYVGADWNRFRSKTWTAFAELTHRVSDRWTLRATGLYSDIDRIDVYSYIGSQPVTATNGVTQHIAYRGDSKYSTRSFDFNAVGSFPMFGRDQTLILGADYQSSSSTSYFTRLSRYASIDVYDPVSPAEPPLDPYGPLPAYSGPYGNVTQVYGGSTSDVEQYGIYGQLRMSPLRGLSLVGGGRLTWWSTDSQTLLPNLLAPTGYTIEAQLTPYAGLVWDVTDNLNVYASYADSFTPQTSTLPLANGGQIKPLVGNQYEGGTKLSLFHDRLLLSLAAYEITQSNRLFSDPDLPDVVLQIGKVRSRGIEADAGGEILPGWRINGGYSYNRNKYLRDTNALFEGISVVPVIPKHSIKMFTNYAPTAGALAGFSIGGSVTWLSSTSGGNAAVFNSDGSLRTRSTIVRQGGYVVADLRAGYKLNEQLSLSVNVNNLFDRSYYARISSTGRGNFYGSPRTVFATLRFSYP from the coding sequence TTGAATAAAGGTTATCTCGCTGCCGCCAGCACCTTGGCAGCAGCAATCGTAAGCATGCAGTTCGGCGCGTCGACCATGGCGGCAGAGGCCGCCGCGGACGATGCAGGGTATGATGCTGAACGAGCCGAAATCCTCGTGATCGGCAAAAGTTACGGCCAGGAAGTCGGCAAGACCGTCACGCCGCTCAAGGACATTCCCAACACCGTTACCGTCATCGACCGCGAGCAGTTCGAAGCCCAAAACCTCTTCACATTGGAAGACGCGCTGACGGCCACAAATGGCATCACCGTGAACGGCGTGGGCAGCGAAGGCGCAACCTTTTATTCGCGCGGCTTTGCCATCAACAACTACCTCGTCGACGGAACGCCTACCCGCGCTTTCGATTCTCCGGCCGTGATCCCGGACCTGTTCTTCTACGACCGCCTCGAGGTCCTGCGCGGACCCGCGGGCCTGTTCAGCGGCTCCGGCAACCCGGCCGGCAGCATCAACCTGGTCCGCAAGCGGCCGCTGGATACGTTCAAGATCCAGGGTTCGGCCGGCTACGGCAGCTACCAGAACAAGCGCGGTGAACTGGACGTCTCCGCTCCGCTGCTGGACGGCGCAGCGGTGCGTTTTGGTGCGATGGTGCAGGATCAGGATCAGTTTTACGATATCGCCCACCGCAACCGCGTCGGCGGCTTCGGGGTGGCGAGCATCGATATCGGCGATCGCACGACCTTCACCTTCGGCGCCAACTACGAACGCTTCAAGCCCGCGATCCAGACCGGCCTGCCCGGCATCATCGGCGGCGCCGACGGTAGCGACGGCCAGCTTCTGGACGTGCCGCGTTCCACTTACGTGGGCGCCGACTGGAACCGTTTCCGCTCGAAAACCTGGACCGCCTTCGCCGAACTGACGCACCGTGTCAGCGACCGCTGGACCCTGCGCGCAACCGGCCTCTACAGCGATATCGACCGGATCGACGTCTACAGCTACATCGGCAGCCAGCCGGTCACGGCAACCAACGGCGTCACCCAGCACATCGCCTATCGCGGCGACAGCAAGTACAGCACCCGATCGTTCGACTTCAACGCCGTCGGCAGCTTCCCTATGTTCGGGCGCGACCAGACGCTGATCCTTGGCGCGGATTACCAGTCAAGTTCGTCGACGTCCTATTTCACCCGGCTCAGTCGCTACGCCAGCATCGACGTCTATGATCCGGTATCCCCGGCCGAACCGCCGCTTGATCCTTATGGGCCCCTTCCTGCCTATTCCGGGCCTTACGGCAACGTGACCCAGGTATACGGCGGCAGCACCAGCGACGTCGAGCAATACGGGATCTACGGCCAGTTACGAATGAGCCCCCTACGCGGCCTGTCGCTGGTTGGCGGCGGCCGCCTGACCTGGTGGTCGACGGACTCGCAGACTTTGCTGCCCAACCTGCTTGCGCCCACCGGCTACACCATCGAAGCGCAGCTTACGCCTTATGCCGGCCTGGTCTGGGATGTGACGGACAACCTGAACGTCTATGCCAGCTATGCGGACAGCTTCACGCCGCAAACCTCCACCCTCCCGCTTGCGAATGGTGGCCAGATCAAACCCCTGGTCGGCAACCAGTACGAAGGCGGCACCAAGCTTTCTTTGTTCCACGATCGTTTGCTGCTGTCGCTGGCCGCTTATGAGATCACCCAGTCCAACCGCCTGTTCTCCGATCCCGACCTGCCCGACGTCGTGCTCCAGATCGGCAAGGTCCGTTCGCGCGGTATCGAGGCCGATGCGGGCGGCGAAATCTTGCCCGGCTGGCGCATCAACGGCGGCTACAGCTACAACCGGAACAAGTACCTGCGCGATACCAATGCGCTGTTCGAAGGCATCTCGGTGGTGCCGGTGATCCCGAAGCATTCGATCAAGATGTTCACCAATTACGCGCCGACCGCCGGTGCCTTGGCGGGCTTCAGCATCGGCGGCAGCGTAACCTGGCTCAGTTCCACTTCCGGCGGCAATGCAGCGGTGTTCAACTCCGATGGCTCGCTGCGCACCCGGTCCACCATCGTCCGGCAGGGCGGTTATGTCGTCGCGGACCTCAGGGCCGGCTACAAGCTGAACGAACAGCTCTCGCTGTCCGTCAACGTCAACAACCTGTTCGACCGCTCGTATTACGCACGCATCTCCTCCACGGGCCGGGGTAACTTCTACGGCAGCCCGCGCACTGTGTTTGCAACCCTGCGGTTCTCCTACCCCTGA